One genomic window of Candidatus Pseudobacter hemicellulosilyticus includes the following:
- a CDS encoding reverse transcriptase domain-containing protein, which translates to MADSKLIRQQLYDRIRESSKDAVILEEMKRLGFWSRPDQQPSVPELLIRKEAELNKEFQQLMAQKRKFQDKEAILKEMRQKRMAEAKAKRIANKEKRELQRLEKAEAWQKRKETEILYLGEGVSAGLNDTGSDISKLQQFRLPVFPSENELAQAMGITLKELRFLAFSRRVSTVSHYRKFYLPKKSGGKRLISAPMPRLKKVQYWILENLLYKVPVHPAVHGFMPKRSIISNALQHVGKQVVLNIDVKDFFPSIHFKRVKGLLQELGYGEKIATILALLCTEATTEAVAVDGKDYFVQKGDRVLPQGAPTSPAITNILCYQLDKRLQGLAGKHDCAYTRYADDVSFSWNNPAVNAQQMTWRIKKILADEGFTVHPEKIRIMHKGAHQEVTGIVVNEKPGIDRKKLRRFRALLHQLQSKDVTELLPGASNPAAVVIGYANFVKQVKPALGALFARQIDQLLQSGRLPYIAAGKPPGNAHEPPPAKSGGQSPADDDKPWWNVV; encoded by the coding sequence ATGGCCGATAGCAAACTCATCCGTCAGCAGCTGTATGACCGCATCCGCGAAAGCTCTAAAGATGCTGTGATCCTGGAAGAAATGAAACGCCTTGGTTTCTGGTCCAGACCGGATCAGCAACCCTCCGTTCCGGAATTGCTGATCCGGAAAGAAGCTGAGCTGAATAAAGAGTTCCAGCAGCTGATGGCCCAGAAACGCAAATTCCAGGACAAAGAAGCTATCCTGAAAGAAATGCGGCAGAAACGAATGGCCGAGGCCAAGGCCAAACGCATTGCCAATAAAGAAAAGCGGGAATTACAAAGGCTGGAAAAAGCGGAAGCCTGGCAAAAACGGAAAGAAACGGAGATCCTGTACCTGGGCGAAGGCGTCTCGGCAGGATTGAATGATACTGGTTCCGACATAAGTAAATTACAGCAGTTCAGATTGCCTGTTTTTCCTTCGGAAAATGAACTGGCGCAGGCCATGGGCATCACGCTGAAAGAACTGCGCTTCCTGGCCTTCTCCCGGAGGGTATCTACCGTATCTCATTACAGGAAATTTTACCTGCCCAAGAAATCAGGCGGCAAAAGGCTGATCTCCGCCCCCATGCCCCGCCTGAAAAAAGTTCAGTACTGGATACTCGAAAACTTATTATACAAAGTACCGGTTCACCCCGCCGTTCATGGGTTTATGCCAAAGCGATCCATCATCAGCAACGCCTTACAGCATGTGGGCAAACAGGTGGTATTGAATATTGATGTTAAAGATTTCTTCCCCTCCATTCATTTCAAAAGGGTAAAAGGGTTATTGCAGGAACTGGGGTACGGTGAAAAGATAGCCACTATCCTGGCCCTGCTCTGCACAGAAGCCACAACAGAAGCAGTGGCTGTTGACGGCAAGGATTATTTTGTGCAAAAGGGCGACCGCGTGCTGCCCCAGGGCGCACCTACCAGCCCGGCCATCACCAATATCCTTTGTTACCAGCTGGACAAACGACTGCAGGGACTGGCCGGCAAACATGACTGTGCCTATACCCGCTATGCCGATGATGTCAGCTTTTCCTGGAACAATCCGGCTGTCAACGCCCAGCAAATGACCTGGCGCATCAAAAAGATACTGGCTGATGAAGGCTTTACCGTACATCCTGAAAAGATCAGGATCATGCACAAGGGCGCTCACCAGGAAGTGACGGGCATTGTAGTGAATGAGAAACCCGGCATCGACCGTAAAAAACTCCGCAGGTTCAGGGCGTTGCTGCACCAGCTGCAAAGCAAAGATGTTACAGAACTGTTGCCCGGCGCCAGTAATCCCGCCGCCGTGGTGATTGGTTATGCCAATTTTGTAAAGCAGGTAAAGCCTGCGCTGGGCGCTTTGTTTGCCCGGCAGATAGACCAGCTGCTGCAATCAGGCCGCTTACCCTATATAGCAGCCGGAAAGCCACCTGGTAATGCCCATGAGCCACCGCCGGCTAAGTCTGGCGGGCAGTCTCCTGCAGATGACGACAAGCCCTGGTGGAATGTAGTGTGA
- a CDS encoding WGR domain-containing protein yields the protein MRLIKQTILFFKEGNSDKVYEIDLCAVGNDQYVVNFRYGRRGGNLKEGSKTPVPVSLTAAERIFDSLVSEKMSKGYTVTESTQAPGAPGKTAFTLENFTIPAADWSQLPDGPHKAILKRLQQAVEGRTNATRTPWKLSRVIWKAGQYRIPAAAPYIIQLFPQGDTLHQYICTWAIARSGHEGAPAVLHTIHTTHPSSLVSRLAGAGLLLAASGALREQQLDQYQQSLPPAIKAAVSDQQATAWQFLLLQELQKDQPAHAWVETVYLLSVHYKWMRPAIKQVLQQLPFRPNYFHHIRAILKYAELLDDFEIIGLLAGRIEREQQFFEHHVPKNEQHRIRQYIPVLDEMVNPYKELLKKNSRLAYSQKTRWYLHRRVRRQLQLLGRSGNTDYVKLATSLLIAYKKELDSKEPYTGHQYKWIAGQYTSWDIHYPAQAQAVFLHQLLNGERADLELHGGQVWRYRPQQREQRSANRGRQGNGSSGGGILKKLMGLFSGKKTAPPLPAAPVSPPATPPVGYGVPFLHLWNQLPQSFIQLLTDAELEEIHAFAADALQAHASWNTIKAKLDLPVYKRLLGSPFRIPAELGFSMVKERYQQQQPEWDLVTTMLNARLAPVREKAMEWTNAYQSTYFQQSDFIKGLLFLEDGGIRLWARDLLRRQVMNSDQKKVVVGKAIASFMNTGIWDEPTVSLLNGAADGLFELFAPELQELPLPVIADLMQHPAPPVLLFGLRLLNANRQQVSPDTLSKSLLMGLLQHSYQPVRGAGIELLKAISVPALLQYQEEMIAACLSVHPDVRSGMATVIDRIAQSANSFGYHAAETLMPYLMRKETSEGLHEDLGRLLCQELSHYLKNANKETALNLLYGNYAAAQQVGVMILEKYTSPDQLTLPQVIALGGHENLVVRQWSWQFYQQQAPRIRYEREAAVKLLESKWEDTRQFAMQFFREQFTAEDWSPEALITLADSVKPAVEAFGRELITRFFTEENGTQYLLQLSQHPSEKMQLFATNYLERFAAGDAERIQSLEFYFRAVLTRVNKGRIAKDRIYQFLLAEGSRSEAAARTVSVLLSDISATAAIGDKASCIDILLQLRNLYAVATPLQVKPIETRA from the coding sequence ATGCGCCTGATAAAACAAACCATCCTTTTCTTCAAAGAAGGCAATTCCGATAAAGTATACGAGATAGATCTCTGTGCCGTTGGCAACGACCAATACGTGGTGAATTTCCGGTATGGCCGGAGAGGCGGCAACCTGAAAGAAGGCAGTAAAACGCCGGTACCGGTATCACTGACAGCAGCGGAACGAATTTTTGACTCCCTGGTCAGTGAAAAGATGAGCAAAGGCTATACCGTAACAGAAAGCACACAGGCGCCTGGTGCGCCGGGAAAAACGGCCTTCACACTGGAGAACTTTACTATCCCGGCGGCCGACTGGAGCCAGCTGCCAGATGGTCCGCATAAAGCCATTCTCAAACGATTGCAGCAGGCAGTGGAAGGCAGGACCAATGCCACCCGTACTCCCTGGAAACTGAGCCGGGTGATCTGGAAAGCCGGTCAGTACCGGATTCCAGCGGCAGCGCCTTATATCATTCAACTATTCCCGCAAGGGGATACCCTGCATCAATATATATGCACCTGGGCTATCGCCCGCAGCGGTCATGAAGGGGCTCCTGCAGTGTTGCATACAATTCATACTACTCACCCCTCTTCGCTGGTAAGTCGATTAGCCGGCGCAGGCCTGTTGCTGGCAGCTTCCGGCGCTCTGCGGGAACAGCAGCTGGACCAATACCAGCAGTCGCTGCCTCCGGCTATCAAAGCGGCGGTCAGCGATCAGCAAGCCACTGCATGGCAATTCCTGTTGTTGCAGGAGCTGCAAAAAGACCAGCCGGCACATGCCTGGGTGGAAACTGTTTATCTGTTATCTGTCCACTACAAATGGATGCGCCCTGCTATAAAGCAGGTATTGCAGCAACTGCCTTTCCGGCCCAACTATTTCCATCATATACGCGCCATTCTTAAATATGCAGAGCTGCTGGACGATTTTGAGATCATTGGCCTGCTGGCGGGTCGCATAGAACGTGAGCAGCAGTTCTTTGAGCACCATGTCCCGAAGAATGAACAGCATAGGATCAGGCAGTATATCCCGGTGCTTGATGAAATGGTCAATCCATACAAAGAGCTGCTCAAAAAGAACAGCCGGCTGGCCTATTCCCAGAAAACGCGCTGGTACCTGCACCGCCGCGTGCGCCGCCAGCTGCAATTGCTGGGCAGGTCCGGTAATACTGATTATGTAAAGCTGGCCACCAGCCTGCTGATAGCCTATAAAAAGGAACTAGATAGTAAAGAGCCCTATACTGGTCATCAATACAAGTGGATAGCCGGACAATATACCAGCTGGGATATCCATTATCCCGCACAGGCGCAGGCCGTTTTCCTGCACCAGTTGCTGAATGGGGAACGCGCCGACCTGGAACTGCATGGCGGGCAGGTCTGGCGGTACCGCCCGCAGCAGCGGGAACAAAGGTCCGCTAACCGCGGAAGACAGGGCAATGGATCCTCCGGTGGCGGTATCCTGAAAAAGCTGATGGGCCTGTTCAGCGGGAAAAAAACAGCGCCCCCGTTGCCTGCTGCGCCTGTTTCGCCGCCAGCAACGCCCCCTGTCGGTTACGGCGTGCCTTTTCTCCATTTATGGAACCAGCTGCCGCAATCCTTTATCCAGTTGCTGACAGATGCAGAGCTGGAAGAGATACATGCTTTTGCCGCAGATGCCTTACAGGCCCATGCTTCCTGGAACACTATAAAAGCTAAGCTGGATCTGCCGGTATATAAACGGCTGCTGGGCTCCCCCTTCCGGATACCGGCTGAGCTGGGTTTCTCAATGGTGAAAGAAAGATACCAGCAGCAGCAACCGGAATGGGACCTGGTAACCACTATGCTCAATGCCCGCCTGGCGCCGGTAAGAGAAAAAGCAATGGAATGGACCAATGCGTATCAGTCCACTTATTTCCAGCAGAGCGATTTTATCAAAGGCCTGCTGTTCCTGGAAGATGGCGGTATCAGGTTATGGGCGCGCGACCTGCTACGCAGGCAGGTGATGAACAGTGATCAGAAAAAAGTAGTAGTGGGAAAAGCCATTGCCAGTTTTATGAATACAGGGATCTGGGACGAACCAACAGTCTCCCTGCTCAATGGTGCTGCAGACGGCCTGTTTGAACTGTTTGCCCCTGAATTGCAGGAACTGCCGCTGCCTGTCATTGCCGACCTGATGCAGCACCCGGCGCCACCCGTATTGCTGTTCGGCCTCCGCCTGCTGAATGCCAACCGCCAGCAGGTGAGCCCGGACACCCTCAGCAAATCACTCCTGATGGGACTGCTGCAGCACAGTTACCAGCCCGTTCGCGGGGCAGGTATTGAACTGCTGAAAGCCATCAGCGTACCTGCGCTGCTGCAATACCAGGAGGAAATGATAGCCGCCTGCCTCTCGGTCCACCCGGATGTGCGCAGCGGTATGGCTACTGTGATAGACAGGATAGCTCAGTCGGCCAACAGCTTTGGGTATCACGCAGCCGAAACGCTGATGCCTTACCTGATGCGGAAAGAGACCAGTGAAGGCCTTCATGAAGACCTGGGCAGACTGCTCTGCCAGGAGCTGAGCCATTACCTGAAGAACGCTAATAAGGAAACAGCCCTGAACCTACTGTACGGCAACTATGCAGCCGCCCAGCAGGTAGGCGTCATGATCCTGGAAAAATATACCAGCCCTGATCAGCTGACCCTGCCGCAGGTGATTGCCCTGGGAGGACATGAAAACCTGGTCGTGCGCCAGTGGAGCTGGCAGTTTTACCAGCAACAGGCGCCGCGTATCCGCTATGAGCGGGAAGCGGCTGTGAAGCTGCTGGAAAGCAAATGGGAAGATACCCGCCAGTTTGCGATGCAGTTTTTCCGGGAACAGTTTACGGCGGAGGATTGGTCGCCCGAAGCACTGATCACCCTGGCCGATTCTGTGAAACCCGCCGTGGAGGCCTTTGGCCGTGAGCTGATCACCAGGTTCTTTACCGAAGAAAATGGCACGCAATACCTCCTGCAGCTGAGCCAGCACCCCAGTGAAAAGATGCAGCTGTTTGCCACAAATTACCTGGAACGGTTTGCCGCAGGCGATGCAGAAAGGATACAATCGCTGGAATTTTATTTCCGTGCGGTACTCACACGGGTGAACAAAGGCCGGATAGCCAAGGACAGAATCTATCAGTTCCTGCTGGCCGAAGGCAGCAGGTCTGAAGCGGCAGCCAGAACGGTGAGCGTTCTTCTTTCGGATATTTCTGCTACGGCGGCCATCGGGGATAAAGCCAGCTGTATCGACATACTGCTGCAACTCAGGAACCTGTATGCAGTAGCAACGCCCTTGCAGGTGAAACCCATTGAAACAAGAGCATAG
- the fucP gene encoding L-fucose:H+ symporter permease: protein MIQEARFTEKRFVVIFVFVTSLFMLWGIAHSISDVLNRHFQTVLNVSKADSGLIQMSVFGAYFVMSIPAGLFMKRFGYKWGVLLGLILFAGGTFLFVPAANAGSFAFFRVALFVLGCGMATLETVAHPFAAVLGDQRTSDRRVNFAQSFNAVGTIIGPAIGTYFLLRATHGEPSTGLDSVKTLYVGLGIFIVLVAIAFFLVRVPVLDNAHNDATTTGPATAKPLTQQRHFIWAAIAQFFNVAAQAGTWGFFINYGHDVMGFSDEKAGGFMILFMANMALGRFVGTYLMKFIAPNKLLAVFALGSITACLLVAQKWGWVSYTALFFINFFFSIMFPTIFSLGLKDLGRRTQQASSFISMGVVGGAVMPYFMGMIADKDVASAYYLPIACYFMIFLFAVKLYKVRH, encoded by the coding sequence ATGATACAGGAAGCCCGGTTCACCGAAAAGCGATTTGTGGTCATCTTTGTTTTTGTCACCTCCCTATTTATGCTCTGGGGCATTGCCCATTCTATCAGTGATGTGCTGAACCGGCATTTTCAGACGGTGCTGAATGTTTCCAAAGCGGACTCGGGCCTGATACAGATGTCTGTCTTCGGCGCTTATTTTGTCATGAGCATTCCTGCGGGCCTGTTCATGAAGCGGTTTGGCTACAAGTGGGGGGTGTTGCTGGGACTGATCCTTTTTGCCGGAGGTACTTTCCTGTTTGTACCGGCCGCCAATGCCGGTTCTTTTGCTTTTTTCCGGGTAGCGCTTTTTGTCTTAGGCTGTGGCATGGCCACGCTGGAAACAGTAGCGCATCCTTTTGCGGCTGTGCTGGGCGACCAGCGGACCAGCGACCGCCGCGTGAATTTTGCGCAATCTTTTAATGCCGTAGGTACCATCATTGGTCCCGCCATCGGTACTTATTTCCTGTTAAGGGCTACTCATGGCGAACCGTCTACCGGCCTCGATTCCGTTAAAACCCTTTACGTGGGCCTGGGCATATTCATTGTCCTGGTGGCCATAGCCTTTTTCCTGGTACGGGTGCCCGTCCTGGATAATGCACATAATGATGCTACAACTACCGGCCCCGCAACGGCGAAACCATTAACGCAGCAAAGGCATTTTATCTGGGCGGCTATTGCCCAGTTCTTCAATGTAGCGGCGCAGGCCGGGACCTGGGGCTTTTTTATCAACTATGGACATGATGTGATGGGTTTCAGCGACGAAAAAGCTGGTGGCTTCATGATCCTGTTCATGGCCAATATGGCGCTGGGCCGTTTTGTGGGTACCTACCTGATGAAATTCATTGCGCCCAATAAGCTGCTGGCTGTCTTTGCCCTGGGCAGTATTACCGCCTGCCTGCTGGTAGCGCAGAAATGGGGCTGGGTATCCTATACGGCTTTGTTCTTTATCAATTTCTTCTTCAGCATTATGTTCCCCACCATTTTCAGCCTTGGCCTCAAAGACCTTGGCCGGCGTACACAGCAGGCTTCCTCCTTTATCTCCATGGGGGTAGTAGGTGGTGCTGTGATGCCTTATTTTATGGGCATGATAGCAGATAAAGATGTGGCCTCGGCCTATTATTTACCGATAGCCTGCTATTTCATGATATTCCTGTTTGCGGTAAAATTGTATAAGGTCCGGCATTGA
- a CDS encoding SWIM zinc finger family protein — protein MIFNYRFAGNSTVTSTSQRTGLSFAPDTLRDSVWFAGRLNKKLAFREAISALHDVVVSDLRFKPKDKTAYKEWAAQNEAQLLAGYMADYDAAGTDNRLGQIKTELAEISRERDKILSPFYKARHKYFNYLYTRNHDAWVVLDPVITIHPDELFFECFSQDESTYGKLGCNYNVFKEVNEYKCGTTNVDYSSGLYEEFQKIRDYKETELKVDPTGFTVETSHEEAFKEKKIDLPDSWVRGFLQVSSAMTMPTIQLDLHPMDIYSICLLLRRFREKRGPRSLRYILEPGHPVKVVLEPWGKEISCARSIYTGNTPQEIRTWGRRRLLILERLIPVARKFTVHLLGTGLPAFYIADLGDMNFTLGLSGWTSNDWSHAGNFDLLAPRLQVEDSTKQQVFAALQNEWLATSEQLAQKLGLDTARVSGALSAYTQAGRVIYDLNREVYRLRELSREPLPFEKLRFDNPREELAAQLLDNQEIKVTATPMDNSSLRLSGSVKGSRKSFKPELVIDGDEKISSAHCDCSYYIENKLYKGPCEHMLALRQAFNKTRIAGSLK, from the coding sequence ATGATATTCAATTACCGCTTTGCAGGGAATAGTACTGTAACCAGCACTTCCCAGCGTACAGGACTGTCCTTTGCCCCGGATACGCTGCGGGATAGCGTCTGGTTTGCAGGCAGGCTTAATAAGAAGCTGGCTTTCCGGGAGGCCATATCCGCCCTGCATGATGTTGTGGTCAGCGACCTACGGTTCAAACCAAAAGATAAAACAGCCTATAAAGAATGGGCGGCACAGAATGAGGCGCAGCTGCTGGCAGGTTATATGGCGGATTATGATGCAGCAGGGACGGACAACCGCCTGGGACAGATCAAAACGGAGCTGGCGGAGATCAGCCGGGAGCGCGACAAGATCCTTTCCCCTTTCTACAAAGCGCGGCATAAATATTTCAATTACCTGTACACCAGGAACCACGATGCCTGGGTAGTGCTGGACCCCGTGATCACCATTCATCCTGATGAGCTGTTCTTTGAATGCTTCAGCCAGGATGAGTCCACCTATGGCAAGCTGGGCTGCAATTATAATGTGTTCAAGGAAGTGAATGAGTATAAATGCGGCACTACCAACGTGGACTACTCTTCGGGCCTCTATGAAGAATTCCAGAAGATCCGCGACTATAAAGAAACAGAACTTAAAGTTGATCCTACCGGCTTCACCGTGGAAACCAGCCATGAGGAAGCTTTTAAGGAGAAAAAGATCGACCTGCCCGACAGCTGGGTACGCGGTTTTCTCCAGGTGAGCAGTGCTATGACCATGCCCACCATCCAGCTGGACCTGCACCCCATGGATATTTACAGCATCTGCCTGTTGCTGCGCCGCTTCCGCGAAAAACGGGGACCACGCTCCCTGCGGTATATCCTGGAACCGGGCCACCCGGTGAAAGTAGTACTGGAACCCTGGGGTAAGGAGATCAGCTGCGCCCGTAGTATATATACCGGCAATACCCCGCAGGAGATCAGGACCTGGGGCAGAAGAAGGTTATTGATCCTGGAGCGACTGATACCCGTTGCCAGGAAATTCACTGTACACCTGCTGGGCACAGGCCTGCCCGCTTTTTACATAGCCGACCTGGGCGATATGAATTTCACCCTGGGGCTCAGCGGCTGGACCAGTAACGACTGGAGCCATGCCGGCAATTTTGACCTGCTGGCCCCGCGCCTCCAGGTGGAGGATAGCACAAAGCAGCAGGTCTTTGCCGCCCTGCAAAATGAATGGCTGGCCACATCGGAGCAACTGGCGCAAAAGCTGGGACTTGACACAGCCCGGGTAAGCGGCGCACTCAGCGCCTATACGCAGGCCGGTCGCGTCATCTACGACCTCAACCGGGAAGTATACCGCCTCCGCGAGCTGAGCCGTGAGCCGCTGCCTTTTGAAAAGCTGCGCTTCGATAACCCACGTGAAGAACTGGCCGCCCAGCTGCTGGATAACCAGGAAATAAAAGTGACCGCAACGCCCATGGACAACAGCAGCCTCCGGCTCAGCGGCAGTGTAAAAGGGTCCCGCAAAAGCTTTAAACCGGAACTGGTGATAGACGGAGATGAAAAGATCAGCTCAGCCCATTGTGATTGCAGTTATTATATCGAAAATAAATTATACAAAGGTCCTTGTGAACATATGCTGGCCCTGCGGCAGGCATTCAATAAAACAAGGATTGCCGGCAGCTTAAAATGA